A window of Paenibacillus polygoni contains these coding sequences:
- a CDS encoding GNAT family N-acetyltransferase, translating to MEENFIPKVLQGKKVYLKPLNASDAKTYYKQLFNVETRRLTGTKAIFNYEQIVEYIDRKRGDDSTVILLIALQETDELIGEIVLQDLDYTNRSANLRVAIDQPARQGHGYGTEALCLMLDYGFGILQLHRIELNVYDFNERAAHVYEKVGFKVEGRQRDALFYNHKYHDAILMSMLEGEYREKYQNVK from the coding sequence ATGGAAGAGAACTTTATACCCAAAGTGTTACAAGGGAAGAAAGTATATCTTAAACCCTTAAATGCAAGTGATGCAAAAACATATTATAAGCAGCTTTTTAATGTAGAAACAAGAAGACTGACCGGCACGAAGGCCATTTTTAATTATGAGCAGATCGTAGAATATATAGATAGAAAGCGAGGGGATGATTCAACCGTAATTTTGCTGATTGCCTTGCAGGAGACAGATGAACTCATTGGAGAAATTGTACTGCAAGACCTGGACTATACGAACCGGAGTGCAAATCTCAGAGTTGCGATTGACCAACCAGCCCGCCAAGGGCACGGTTATGGCACTGAAGCACTGTGTCTTATGCTGGATTATGGGTTTGGTATATTACAGCTGCACCGGATCGAGCTGAATGTATATGACTTCAATGAACGGGCTGCGCATGTCTATGAGAAAGTGGGTTTTAAGGTAGAAGGGCGCCAGCGTGATGCTTTGTTCTACAATCATAAATATCATGACGCGATTCTCATGAGTATGCTCGAAGGTGAGTACCGTGAGAAATATCAGAATGTAAAATGA
- a CDS encoding DHA2 family efflux MFS transporter permease subunit, with protein MSSLEKPAIRPVPITIALMIGAFIGLLSETALNMAFTEIMSDFGIETHAVQWLTTGYLLVLGILVPVSALLLQWFSTRQLFSASLLFSILGTLVAAVAPNFAILLIARVIQAIGTGLLLPLMTTVILVIFPAHKRGTVMGTMGLVITFAPAVGPTLSGLVVEKLSWHWIFWICLPLLILTFFFGLKFMQNVSTITKPKIDILSVLLSTIGFGGIVYGFSNAGEGAGSWGDSLVIVPLLLGVIGLTLFAIRQFRMEKPMLNLRVFKFKMFTFGVIIVFICMMLILSASILLPLYLKGGLLLAAFSAGLMLLPGGVINGLMSPFTGRLFDKFGPRVLVFPGFIITTLFTFLFTNVTTETSTIAVILMHTGLFVGVAMIMMPGQTNGLNQLPKEYYPDGAAVMNTLQQIAGAIGTAIAISIMSAGQMTYMADHAGDVNDPIFMSGALTAGVQNAFMFAFIASIIGLIVSLFVRRVKV; from the coding sequence ATGTCATCTTTAGAAAAACCGGCAATTAGGCCGGTTCCCATTACCATTGCACTGATGATTGGTGCTTTTATTGGGTTACTTAGTGAAACAGCACTCAACATGGCATTTACCGAAATTATGAGTGATTTTGGTATTGAAACTCATGCCGTACAGTGGTTAACAACAGGCTATTTGCTTGTGCTTGGAATTCTTGTTCCTGTCTCTGCCCTATTACTACAGTGGTTCTCTACAAGACAACTGTTTAGTGCATCATTACTATTCTCGATTCTGGGTACACTTGTCGCTGCCGTGGCACCTAATTTTGCTATACTACTCATTGCTCGTGTGATTCAGGCCATCGGAACAGGACTATTGTTACCGCTGATGACTACGGTAATCCTCGTTATTTTCCCGGCACACAAACGAGGAACCGTAATGGGAACCATGGGTCTTGTGATTACGTTTGCTCCGGCTGTAGGTCCGACATTGTCTGGTCTTGTCGTTGAAAAACTCAGCTGGCACTGGATCTTCTGGATCTGTCTGCCGCTACTTATTTTAACTTTCTTCTTTGGCTTGAAATTCATGCAAAATGTATCTACCATTACGAAACCGAAGATTGATATTCTATCTGTGTTGCTTTCGACCATTGGATTTGGCGGTATTGTATATGGATTCAGTAATGCAGGAGAAGGGGCAGGTTCATGGGGCGATTCACTCGTCATTGTTCCGTTGCTTCTAGGAGTCATCGGACTTACCTTGTTCGCAATAAGACAATTCCGTATGGAAAAACCTATGCTTAACCTGCGTGTATTTAAATTCAAGATGTTTACCTTTGGCGTTATCATTGTATTTATTTGTATGATGCTTATCTTGTCGGCTTCCATCTTGCTGCCACTGTACTTAAAAGGTGGACTATTGTTAGCTGCTTTCTCTGCCGGTCTAATGCTACTGCCAGGTGGAGTCATAAACGGACTGATGTCACCTTTTACGGGCCGACTGTTTGACAAGTTTGGACCAAGAGTACTTGTATTCCCTGGATTCATCATTACTACGCTATTCACATTCTTGTTCACAAATGTAACAACCGAAACTTCGACGATTGCTGTTATTTTGATGCATACCGGTCTCTTTGTCGGGGTGGCGATGATTATGATGCCTGGGCAAACCAATGGTCTTAATCAATTGCCGAAAGAATACTATCCAGATGGAGCCGCAGTAATGAATACATTACAGCAGATTGCAGGTGCGATCGGTACAGCAATTGCGATTAGTATTATGTCTGCGGGTCAGATGACATATATGGCTGATCATGCAGGTGATGTGAATGATCCGATCTTTATGTCAGGAGCTCTGACAGCAGGCGTACAAAATGCATTCATGTTCGCTTTTATTGCTTCTATTATTGGACTGATTGTATCTCTCTTTGTGCGAAGAGTGAAAGTGTAA
- a CDS encoding M56 family metallopeptidase: MSIVHLLTEGVPSFLLWLGKTSLMASVVVILILGIKTLLRDRLPVKWQYALWLVLIMRLILPWAPESSFSLYNLFPKTTNSSTETMFTDVGDYEITSSSLLTEDEEMNGRNHSTGDVAPVEDMVGEDTVGVENAGVRQQQALLLSEIPWLYVSVFLVWVLGVSILAFQLWKMNRKFIRAHIQNGIKEDAHTLQYLKECRESMGIKRAVKLKVTDAVEGPALIGVFRPQILLPSSVEEEFTEKELKYIFLHELVHYKRKDILVNWVMLFLLVVHWFNPVLWYAYRRMREDQELSCDHKAISYVKGSEVKEYGYTIIKLLTKRSNIPNSHLLVTAHFSSDKLQIKRRIMMITKFRRKSILWSALGLVVVATFMLVALTNAKADSKYAGLEREIIEMTKQNASLLDNVDSSIRAAAEESIHEMMRHLGKPLPLIKVETVSETNQVFFEFKGDGTGMNYIWVNADTGNLERAIMSLDLPIERLEPGLVERAEHTLQEKGYESVAEFDIPVHRHIKYDIKGLEHYTGGETLGIQTVLKQGKSTEVIFTNGEVYRISFKLPVNKVSDAKIEAARQALSLLNEDVLQTDVTDVFFSYDNFGANQSLTLRFGEAGDVFMHPDRNEIQGIRDGSIPVTGTEGYSKPRLSYGDEQFRREFSYLAEQLFHIDLKGYELSRVTKSPGSFTFEKSGERTVHMGINPYGEIIGVSRDEG; this comes from the coding sequence ATGAGCATCGTTCATCTGCTTACGGAAGGGGTTCCTTCCTTCTTATTATGGCTTGGTAAGACGTCACTCATGGCTTCTGTGGTGGTCATTCTCATACTAGGGATAAAAACACTGCTACGGGACCGGCTCCCTGTAAAATGGCAATATGCTTTATGGCTGGTTCTGATTATGAGACTTATACTGCCATGGGCTCCAGAAAGTTCTTTTAGCTTATACAACCTATTTCCGAAAACAACAAACTCCTCCACAGAAACCATGTTTACAGATGTGGGTGATTACGAAATCACTTCTTCATCCTTGTTGACTGAAGATGAGGAGATGAACGGGAGAAACCATAGTACTGGAGACGTTGCTCCAGTGGAGGACATGGTAGGTGAGGATACGGTAGGCGTTGAAAATGCTGGAGTTCGGCAGCAGCAAGCTCTACTTTTGTCAGAAATTCCATGGCTATATGTGAGTGTTTTCCTGGTTTGGGTGTTGGGTGTTAGTATACTAGCGTTCCAACTATGGAAGATGAATCGAAAGTTTATTAGGGCTCACATTCAGAATGGCATTAAAGAGGATGCACATACGCTGCAGTACTTAAAGGAATGTAGGGAATCCATGGGTATCAAAAGAGCAGTTAAGCTGAAAGTTACAGATGCAGTAGAAGGACCTGCCTTGATTGGGGTTTTTCGGCCTCAAATATTACTTCCGTCATCTGTTGAAGAGGAGTTTACAGAGAAAGAATTAAAGTACATTTTCCTTCATGAACTTGTGCATTACAAGCGTAAGGACATTCTAGTGAACTGGGTTATGCTATTTCTACTCGTAGTGCACTGGTTCAACCCCGTTCTCTGGTATGCCTATCGCAGAATGCGGGAAGATCAGGAGCTGTCATGTGATCACAAAGCGATTTCATATGTTAAGGGCAGCGAAGTGAAGGAGTATGGGTACACGATCATTAAGTTACTGACAAAGAGGTCAAATATACCAAACTCGCATCTGCTGGTTACTGCTCATTTCTCATCAGACAAGCTGCAGATCAAAAGGAGAATCATGATGATAACCAAGTTTCGGAGAAAATCAATCTTATGGTCTGCCCTGGGATTAGTAGTCGTTGCGACTTTCATGTTAGTAGCTCTAACGAACGCGAAAGCAGATAGTAAATATGCCGGTTTAGAGAGAGAAATCATAGAGATGACGAAGCAAAATGCTTCTCTTTTAGATAATGTAGATTCATCCATTCGAGCTGCTGCAGAAGAATCAATCCATGAGATGATGAGACATTTGGGAAAGCCGCTTCCTTTAATTAAAGTAGAGACGGTTTCAGAAACGAATCAAGTTTTCTTCGAATTCAAAGGAGACGGGACAGGTATGAATTATATATGGGTAAATGCAGATACTGGAAATCTGGAAAGAGCCATTATGAGTCTCGATCTTCCCATAGAACGTCTTGAGCCGGGGTTGGTTGAAAGAGCTGAACATACCTTGCAAGAAAAAGGATATGAAAGTGTTGCGGAGTTCGATATCCCAGTGCATCGTCATATAAAATACGACATTAAAGGTTTGGAACACTATACAGGAGGGGAGACATTAGGAATACAAACCGTTTTAAAACAGGGTAAATCCACTGAAGTTATTTTTACGAATGGTGAGGTCTATCGGATTTCATTTAAACTGCCTGTTAACAAGGTTTCAGACGCAAAGATAGAAGCGGCTAGGCAAGCATTATCTTTATTAAATGAAGATGTACTTCAGACCGATGTAACAGATGTTTTCTTTTCCTATGACAACTTTGGTGCAAATCAGAGTCTAACATTGAGATTTGGTGAAGCAGGAGATGTATTCATGCATCCGGATCGGAATGAAATTCAGGGAATCCGGGATGGTTCCATACCTGTTACAGGAACAGAAGGATACTCTAAGCCAAGACTTAGTTATGGCGATGAACAGTTTCGAAGAGAGTTCTCCTACCTTGCTGAACAATTATTTCATATAGACTTGAAGGGATACGAATTAAGCAGAGTAACAAAGTCTCCCGGTTCTTTCACGTTTGAGAAGAGTGGGGAGCGTACTGTTCATATGGGTATTAACCCCTATGGTGAGATTATTGGTGTGAGCAGAGATGAAGGCTGA
- a CDS encoding BlaI/MecI/CopY family transcriptional regulator, whose amino-acid sequence MNDVPRISEAEWEVMKVFWKQSPATASDVMNELRNDKEWKPATVKSLINRLLKKKALEFHKEGKTYLYSPLVSEEECVRAESKSFLRRLYGGALKPMFVQFLKDEKLTEEEIKELKYLLDKKSGEK is encoded by the coding sequence ATGAATGATGTTCCACGGATTTCAGAAGCGGAGTGGGAAGTGATGAAGGTCTTTTGGAAGCAATCACCTGCTACTGCAAGTGATGTGATGAATGAACTGCGTAATGATAAAGAGTGGAAACCCGCTACGGTGAAATCACTGATTAATCGGCTGTTGAAGAAGAAGGCACTTGAATTTCATAAAGAAGGTAAAACGTATTTATACTCTCCGCTAGTAAGTGAAGAGGAGTGTGTAAGGGCAGAAAGCAAGTCGTTTTTACGGCGATTATATGGCGGGGCACTGAAACCGATGTTTGTGCAATTCTTGAAAGATGAGAAATTAACAGAAGAAGAAATTAAGGAACTGAAATATTTATTGGATAAAAAATCAGGTGAGAAATGA
- a CDS encoding cupin domain-containing protein, with protein MAVSYMDFTSPGVQYFYDLRNNRSFTKDRGNYINALGVKQLNTLGDNSLLDIYLTRGNIVEPHIHQNASELVYCISGAAVISLINPFTKEVIQVPVSPGQVGNVPQGWFHWEMATEDNTHLLAIFDAPTPEFIAVSDFLRLAPPGAVAHTYCLDEAAYKAAIAPISDTVVIGPPANCTKYHQPQPKPQLYAQNNGPVYPDYVQRQGNYPQQ; from the coding sequence ATGGCGGTGTCTTATATGGATTTTACATCTCCGGGTGTGCAGTATTTTTACGATTTGAGAAATAACAGATCCTTCACCAAAGACAGAGGTAACTATATCAATGCACTTGGTGTTAAGCAGCTGAATACACTCGGTGACAATTCTTTGCTCGATATTTATTTGACGCGCGGTAATATTGTGGAGCCTCATATACATCAGAATGCTTCAGAACTTGTATATTGTATTTCCGGTGCAGCCGTGATCTCCCTAATTAATCCATTCACAAAAGAGGTCATTCAAGTGCCGGTCTCTCCAGGTCAGGTCGGGAACGTGCCGCAAGGATGGTTTCACTGGGAGATGGCGACTGAAGATAACACTCACTTACTGGCGATCTTTGATGCGCCAACACCGGAATTCATTGCTGTATCGGATTTTCTACGACTTGCGCCACCGGGAGCCGTTGCACATACGTATTGCTTGGATGAAGCTGCGTATAAGGCTGCGATTGCTCCCATTAGTGATACGGTTGTCATTGGTCCTCCTGCCAATTGTACAAAGTATCACCAGCCTCAGCCTAAACCTCAGCTGTATGCCCAGAATAACGGCCCCGTGTATCCGGATTATGTTCAGAGGCAAGGGAACTACCCGCAACAATGA